Part of the Nicotiana sylvestris chromosome 5, ASM39365v2, whole genome shotgun sequence genome is shown below.
TCTGTGTCCTCGTATTTTCGCCATATCTGTAATAGTGGCTGCAGTTATGTTGAGACAAGGTTAtgagccaggaaaaggcttgggggaATCATTGCAAAGAATTTCGAAGCCTATTTCTCTGTTCAGTAACCAGGGTACTTTTGGCTTAGGCTTCAGACCAACACAAGCAGACAAAAACAAAGCCAAACACCACAAAAGGCATGGATGGGTCTTGCAACAACTTATCCCTCACATTTTCTACACTTTTATTAAGCCACGACTCCAAGAGGGTCAAAATTCCTCGGCGCATTCAAACATTGATGAAATTTGCCATGGCCTCAGCTAGATGTTTTCTGAAGTGAATATGATCTAGGCTGGTGAAGGCACTAGTCGTACCGATATGCAACTAATTGACCCAGACACCATGCTCATCAACTGGGAAGCAACTCCTCTCCCGACAAGGAatgagttttggtagtttgcatTTGCagtttcttttttgtattttgggttactttcagggttgtaatccaaacatctcagtatgattgttttgttttgatgttaacccttatatcctttcgaattcaatgaaatgcagttcaGTTCCTATTAAGTTTTgtatcttttcctttttctaattcctgtcattttatttccatttcagttttgttaatgccagctttaataacatgacatgtatGTGGAATTCACGCCCAGATCTTAAAAAGTTGTCTAATATCAAAATAATGCATCAAGAGgttgaatatgatgaagatgaggttgttgaggaaataaaaagagagttggaacaatttgaaaacaagTCTAAGCCTAACCTTAATGAAATTGAGCCGATTAATATCGGAAGTCATGaagaagtcagagaaacgaagaTAAGTATTCATACTGAACAAAAAACCAGAGATGCCTTgattcaacttttatttgaatacCGAGAGGTGTTTGCTTGGTCTTACGATGATATGCCAGGTTtaagtgttgatctagtggttcataagcttcctacgtatcctgattttccaccagtccaacaaaagcaacgaaaatttaaaacagatgtgagtgacaaaatcaaagaggaaataaTGAAGCAACTGAGTGCCAATGTGGTTAGAGCTATCCGATACACCACCTGGGTGGCGAATGTTGTGCCTGTgcagaagaaggatggaaagaccaGAGTCTATGTTAACTACAAggacctgaacaaagcaagtccaaaggataattttcctttaccaaatatccacattcttgtAGATAATTGCGCAAAGCATGAGATATAATCGctcgtggattgctatgctgggtaccaccaaattttaatggatgaggatgATGCAGAAAAGACCGTTTTCACCACTCCATGGGGTACTtactgttacagggtcatgccattcagcttaaagaatgcaggggcaacttacatgagggccatgaacaccatttttcatgacatgatgcacagagagattgaagtatatgtcgatGATGCCATTATAAAATCAAAGACATAGGCTAATCACGTGTGCGATTTGAAAAAGTTCTTCGAACGGCTTTGAAAGTATAACCTTAAGCTTAATccagccaagtgtgcatttggggttccatctgGAAAACTCCTCGGTTTTATAGTGAGTTAAAGAGGCATTGAACTAGATCCATctaagataaagtccattcgagatGTGCCACCCTGGAAGAATAAAAAGGAAGTCATGAGTTTGctcgggaggttgaactacatcagtaggttcattgctcagctcacaaccacgtgcgagcccatctttaagttacTGAAAAAGGATGCCGCTATCAAGTAGATGGacgattgccaaaaagcttttgacaggATCAAAGACTATCTGTCAAAACCCCATGTACTGGTCCCACCTAAACCAGGTAGGcttttgtttttatatttatcgttgatggataattcctttggatgcgttctgggacaacatgatgaaacaggcaAACAGGAACAAGCAATctattatttgagcaagaagttcaccaattatgaggttaagtacacccttttagaaaggacatgttgtgtcttgacttgggtcgctcagaagctgagacaatatcttttggcctacactacttacctcatatccagaatggatcctttgaaatacatCTTCCAAAATCCAATTCCCATTGGCAGGCTCGTAAAATGGCAAATCCCGTTCAccgagttcgatatcgtctatgtcactcgcaccgcgatgaaagcacaggctttggcagatcatttggcagagaatccaatTGATGATGAGTACATGCCACTTAGCACATACTTCCTAGATGAAGAGGTCAACTCAATAGAGGAAGTAGTTCCAGACGATAACCCTGTGtggaaaatgtattttgatgggGCTGTCAATATCAAAAGAGTTGGTATCGGGGCAATCCTCATCTCACCTATTGGACATCATTACCCTGCAATAGCTCAACTTCGGTTCTTCTGTACCAATAATACGGCAGAATACGAAGCTTGTATCATGGGTCTGAAAATGGCCATCGATCTGGATGTGCATGAACTATTGGTTATGAGAGATTCCGACTtgcttatccggcaagcccagggCGAATGGGAGACTTGAGACATCAAGCTTATTCCATACAAACAATGTGTGCAAGACTTGAGCAAAAGATTTAAATccatcgagttcaggtacattcccagGTTTCACAACGAGCTAGCCGATGCCTTGGCTACTTTAGCCTCGATGCTCCCTAATCTAGGCAACACTCATATTGATCCACTAGAAATCCAAGTTTGGAAtcaacacggttactgcaatacaATTAAGACAGAACCAAatggtgaaccatggtatcatgacataaaaTGATTCCTGAAAAtaagagaatatccagagcatgccAAATGATATCCAAAAAGAACTATAAGGTGGCTCGCTAGTGGTTTCTTCTTGAATGGGGAGAttctgtacaagaggaccccagaTTTAAACTTGTTCAGATGCATAGATGCCATAGAAGCGGAGCAGATCATGAGCGAGGTACATTCGGGGgtatgcggacctcacatgaatggatacgttttggcgaagaagattctgcgggcagggtattattggcttactatggagcgagattgcttcagttttgttcgcaaatgtcaccaatgccagattcatggtgacctgattcactcgcctccttcggagttgcatcccatgCCCTCTCattggccttttgttgcttggggaatggatgttattaggccaatcgagccaatggcttcaaatgggcatagattcattttggttgcaattgattacttcaccaagtgggtggaggccgtcactttcaaagcagtcaccaagaaagtaatgatagattttgttcattccaacATCATCTGTCGCTTTGGCATCCCAAAgaccattatcactgataatgcagCCAAtcaaaatagtcatttgatgaaggaggtatGTGAACAATTTAAAATCATGCATCGCCATTCTACCCCTTACCGGCGAAAAGCCAATGGAGCCGTTGAAGCGGtgaacaagaatatcaagaagattcttaggaagatgatccaaggttctaggcagtggcatgaaaagttgccttttgctcttTTGGGATACCACACGACTGTTCGTACATCTGTTGGTGCAACTCCGTATCTGATTGTATATGGAAGTGAAGCTATAATACCTGCTGAAGTCGAAATTCCCTCTCTCCGGATTATTGTGGAATCATAGATTGAAGAcactgagtgggtcaagaccaaattagaacaactgatgttgatcgatgaaaaatggctagcaacagtgtgtttcggccagtTATATCAGCAAAGAATGGCATGCGCTTACAATAAAAAAGTGCGCCCAAGGTAGTTTGAGGTAGGCCAGCTAGTTTTGAAATGCATCCTTCCGTACCAGGTTgaagctaaaggaaagttcaCACCGAACTGGCAAGGATCCTACATCATCAAGAAAGTGCtaccaaaaggggccttgcacttggtagatgaagaaggacgggtaccagacatgactattaatgcagatgcagtcaaaagatattatgtctgaTATATGGCCACTGCAGAACTTTCACGCATTGATTTTCTCAAATCAAGATGACGAAGGCTATCATTTGCTCGCTATTCCAAATAGGTGTCACTCTTTTGTTAACCCTTTTGAGTCGTATTTGTCTTCTTTGTTTTGCAACTTCTGGAGCCTGTGTACTTGTAAAAAAAATAGTCAAACAACAAATCTACGGAGTCACTGAACTACGTCCGACCTGATTTCGAAAGGATACATAGGTAGCCTTACCCTGGGTTCAGACCCATCAGAACAAAAAATCCATATTCCCAATactccaaaactggggcagaagtttgttttatttcaTGATTTTTCTATAAAAACGGTTCCAACAGTTGTAATTCAATTCAAGGTTTATTTCGCCTTTTTACCTTTCAAGAACTTCTGATCGATATTTTTTTTAGAATGTTTGAAGTCCCCATGCCAAGGGCGTTGGGCAACCTCCCTCATGCAGTAtcttagtcaaaaaaaaaaaaaaaaaaaaaaaaagagaaatgagagagtcttatcagtgaaaacccgtacgggcactataaggcgacattgagcagagaaatgagagagtcttattggtaaaaacccagatgggcaccataaggcgacggttagtagataaatgagagaggttagttagtgaaaacctgcaaagggcgcTACTAGCCGAATGAGGGTCTTCAATTCTCCGGCATGAGCACAACCAAGACAATTTCAAGATGAACATTTGCAGCGGATTTTGAGAATTAGACAGCTTAGACGGATCAGGCGTccaatccaaaatgcatgtcatgattcattaaagtcggcacatacctccagataagtctccttattcctttccccgaaagggacatcTTTTGTTTAAGCatagttatttttcactttcaattattattctatttttacccataatttttctttgagtccCTTTCAGTCTAATCCTGCATCAAAAGAGAAGCAAAGAAATGGCTGCAAAACTAGCTACAGTTTCCCCGTAATATCGAGCACAATTTGGGGCATATATAGCATTGACGAAGACACGAATCCATCTGAGATCTCATTCAATAAGGCGAACAAAGTGTTTCAAAGAAATTGAAAAGTCACATGAGCAAGACCTGCTTCATGAGAAAAGTTGGTAAGCACTACGGACACAAACTGATACTAGGGACAAGACAACtgagtttgattttgaagaaaaaatgcATTGCCTTAGAGACAAGGGTAGCGGTACCATGGATATCTGGGTATGAAACAGTTGGGGGCAACATTGTAAAGCTAAGGTCCCCAGAAAACGATACAGAGCGGCAGAGCATCTCGGTACCACGCTGACAGAATCAGTTCTTCGACACCAGTG
Proteins encoded:
- the LOC138868398 gene encoding uncharacterized protein gives rise to the protein MDDCQKAFDRIKDYLSKPHVLVPPKPGRLLFLYLSLMDNSFGCVLGQHDETGKQEQAIYYLSKKFTNYEVKLVKWQIPFTEFDIVYVTRTAMKAQALADHLAENPIDDEYMPLSTYFLDEEVNSIEEVVPDDNPVWKMYFDGAVNIKRVGIGAILISPIGHHYPAIAQLRFFCTNNTAEYEACIMGLKMAIDLDVHELLVMRDSDLLIRQAQGEWET